One genomic segment of Peromyscus leucopus breed LL Stock chromosome 23, UCI_PerLeu_2.1, whole genome shotgun sequence includes these proteins:
- the LOC114699102 gene encoding 40S ribosomal protein S15a-like — MVHMNVLADALKSINNAEKRGKRQVLIRPCSKVIVRFLTVMMKHGYIGEFEIIDDHRAGKIVVNLTGRLNKCGVISPRFDVQLKDLEKWQNNLLPSHQFGFIVLTTSAGIMDHEEAR, encoded by the coding sequence ATGGTGCACATGAATGTCCTGGCTGATGCTCTCAAGAGCATCAACAATGCTGAGAAGAGAGGAAAACGCCAGGTCCTCATCAGGCCCTGCTCCAAAGTCATCGTTAGGTTCCTAACTGTGATGATGAAGCATGGTTACATTGGTGAGTTTGAAATCATCGACGACCACAGAGCTGGGAAAATCGTTGTGAACCTCACAGGCAGGTTGAACAAGTGTGGAGTGATAAGCCCTAGATTTGATGTGCAACTCAAAGACCTAGAAAAATGGCAGAACAATCTGCTCCCATCCCATCAGTTTGGCTTCATTGTACTGACAACCTCAGCTGGCATCATGGACCatgaagaagcaagatga